From Paralcaligenes sp. KSB-10:
TCCGGATCGAGCACCAGGGCTCGCGCTATACCGATACGCTGGCGTTGGCCGCCGGAGAATTCATGGGGGTAGCGATCCAGCGACGTGTGCGGCAAGCCCACTTCATCCAGTGTCCGGCCGATGCGTGCGTCGATTTCACGTGAAGTCCCCAATTTGTGCACACGCAAGGGCTCCGAGAGCGTCTGGCGTACCGTAAGCCTGGGGTTCAAAGAGGCGAAAGGGTCCTGGAACACAATTTGAATGCGTTGGCGCAATGTGCGCATCTGCGCCGAATTGGCATTGCGCAGCTCGATGCCATCGAACAGGATGGAGCCTTCGTCGGGTTCGACCAGGCGCAGCAGTGTGCGTGCCACCGTGGATTTACCGCAGCCCGATTCTCCCACCAGGCCCACGGATTGACCTCGCTCCACATCGAACGATACATGGTTGACGGCCCGGACTATCTGCTTCGGCCCGCCCAATGGGCCGCCGCCGCTTTCAAAGCGCTTGACCAGGTTCTTGACTTGCAAGAGGGCGCT
This genomic window contains:
- a CDS encoding ABC transporter ATP-binding protein, encoding MSALLQVKNLVKRFESGGGPLGGPKQIVRAVNHVSFDVERGQSVGLVGESGCGKSTVARTLLRLVEPDEGSILFDGIELRNANSAQMRTLRQRIQIVFQDPFASLNPRLTVRQTLSEPLRVHKLGTSREIDARIGRTLDEVGLPHTSLDRYPHEFSGGQRQRIGIARALVLDPELIVADEPVSALDVSVQAQILQLLERLKRERRLSFVFVSHDLGVVRHFCDEVCVMYLGRIVERGNTAQVLDSPLHPYSRVLRDCSPVPDPAARITLSRITGEIPAPTNLPPGCTYHPRCAAAQADCRAQVPVLKEVSPGRDAACFHPLMKA